A region of Paenibacillus sp. 37 DNA encodes the following proteins:
- the hemC gene encoding hydroxymethylbilane synthase, with protein sequence MRTIKVGSRQSALALTQTGHVIQDLRDICEREGLAFDFEVHKIVTKGDLILDVTLSKVGGKGLFVKEIEQAMLDRTIDMAVHSMKDMPSELPEGLINGAIPRRADPRDALISNGGLTLDQLPEGARVGTSSLRRSSQLKAYRPDLQLESIRGNIDSRLRKLETEGFDAIILAAAGLYRMGWEDRITEYLTETACLPAVGQGALGIECREDDEELLHLLQLYNDPETAFPVQAERRFLSVLNGGCQVPIGAHAVWVPQQDADSLNGENTLQLTGMVGTPDGGLILKEAMIGKDPVRLGEEVAWRLIERGAEQILAEVRG encoded by the coding sequence ATGCGTACAATTAAAGTTGGAAGTAGACAGAGCGCGCTTGCGCTAACCCAGACAGGTCATGTCATTCAGGATTTACGCGATATTTGTGAGCGGGAAGGATTAGCTTTTGACTTTGAAGTACATAAGATTGTTACCAAGGGAGATCTCATTCTGGATGTAACGTTGTCAAAAGTGGGAGGCAAAGGTCTGTTTGTCAAAGAGATTGAACAGGCGATGCTTGATCGTACCATTGATATGGCTGTGCATAGCATGAAAGATATGCCCTCCGAGTTACCCGAAGGATTAATCAATGGTGCTATTCCCCGTCGTGCAGATCCACGGGATGCGCTGATCTCCAATGGTGGACTTACTCTGGATCAACTGCCAGAAGGAGCTAGAGTCGGAACAAGCAGTCTGCGCCGGTCGAGTCAATTAAAGGCCTATCGTCCAGATTTGCAATTGGAATCGATTCGCGGCAATATTGATTCCCGTCTGCGGAAGCTGGAGACCGAAGGATTCGATGCGATTATTCTGGCAGCTGCAGGATTGTACCGTATGGGCTGGGAAGACCGAATCACAGAGTACCTGACGGAAACAGCTTGCCTTCCGGCCGTAGGTCAAGGCGCGCTTGGTATCGAATGTCGTGAAGACGATGAGGAACTATTGCACTTGCTGCAGCTGTATAACGATCCCGAGACAGCATTTCCTGTACAGGCGGAACGCCGTTTTCTCAGTGTATTGAATGGGGGCTGCCAGGTTCCGATCGGTGCTCATGCGGTGTGGGTGCCTCAGCAAGATGCAGATTCCCTGAATGGTGAAAACACGTTACAATTAACAGGTATGGTCGGCACGCCGGATGGTGGACTGATTCTTAAGGAAGCTATGATCGGCAAGGACCCGGTTCGTCTGGGTGAAGAAGTGGCTTGGAGATTGATCGAACGGGGAGCAGAGCAGATACTGGCAGAAGTTAGGGGATGA
- a CDS encoding bifunctional precorrin-2 dehydrogenase/sirohydrochlorin ferrochelatase: MDRYTPIFVNTSGKKCCVVGGGRVAERKIKGLLHAEAQITVISPELTRVLKQLHHESRIQWIDRSYRNGDLRGAFLVYAATDQSEVNSTVVRDAEAAGILVNDAMSSEHSSFITPSVVRRGRLSIAISTAGAGPAAAAEIRATLERQFGDEYETYLEFLHQMRTEVKSRVSSSSLRSTLLRQLTEMHILEDIRTGHFRWWTEEEIGDWISRNQEEV; this comes from the coding sequence ATGGACCGTTACACGCCAATATTTGTGAATACTTCAGGCAAGAAGTGCTGCGTGGTTGGTGGTGGACGTGTTGCCGAACGTAAAATTAAGGGATTACTGCATGCTGAGGCACAGATTACGGTCATTAGTCCGGAGCTTACTCGCGTATTAAAACAACTGCATCATGAATCCCGAATTCAATGGATAGACCGGTCCTACCGCAATGGAGATTTGCGGGGGGCCTTTCTCGTATATGCAGCGACTGACCAATCAGAGGTCAATTCAACTGTGGTTCGGGATGCGGAGGCTGCGGGCATATTGGTGAATGACGCAATGTCTTCGGAGCACAGCAGCTTTATTACGCCAAGCGTGGTAAGGCGTGGGAGATTAAGCATAGCGATATCCACAGCAGGAGCGGGACCGGCAGCAGCTGCGGAGATACGTGCCACACTCGAACGACAGTTCGGGGATGAGTATGAGACGTACCTTGAGTTTTTGCACCAGATGAGGACTGAGGTGAAGTCACGCGTATCTTCTTCAAGTCTCAGAAGTACGTTGCTTCGGCAATTAACTGAAATGCACATATTAGAAGATATTCGTACAGGCCATTTTCGATGGTGGACCGAAGAAGAAATCGGGGACTGGATATCCCGTAATCAGGAGGAAGTGTAG
- the ccsA gene encoding cytochrome c biogenesis protein CcsA, which produces MTLAEQVYEALIYMYALSLLFYFSDCIRRNAGAKRTGTGFLVVVWGLQVTHVILRMWTEGHFPIYTTFDFLFIFSFSIVLMSLVMTRIQRSEFVILLLNVVGFSVTVLNRLWFTAGEISLHNWQTVHGLLIMHITLANLGFAALTVATVFAMLYLFLHRKLKKKKWNDTMRRLPSLEVIGKYMDGATLIGTPLLGVSVMLAVLSIVAERRWILLLDLKVIATGLAIAIYVGYFVSKRRKQFSTIIMARWTLIGYGFVIISFLSNAYSAFHRWTGE; this is translated from the coding sequence TTGACCCTTGCTGAACAAGTTTATGAAGCTCTAATCTATATGTATGCCCTGAGCCTACTGTTCTATTTCTCGGACTGCATTCGACGCAATGCGGGGGCGAAGCGGACAGGCACAGGGTTTCTTGTCGTTGTTTGGGGATTGCAGGTAACGCATGTCATACTGCGCATGTGGACTGAAGGCCATTTCCCCATCTATACCACCTTTGATTTTTTGTTTATATTTTCATTCAGTATTGTGCTGATGTCTCTCGTCATGACTCGCATCCAGCGTTCCGAATTTGTGATTTTGTTGCTGAATGTTGTAGGTTTTTCCGTTACGGTATTAAACCGACTGTGGTTTACGGCAGGAGAGATATCACTGCATAACTGGCAAACGGTACATGGATTACTTATTATGCATATTACCTTGGCGAATCTTGGTTTTGCGGCGTTAACCGTTGCTACGGTATTTGCCATGTTATATCTGTTCCTGCACCGTAAGTTGAAGAAAAAAAAGTGGAATGATACGATGCGACGGCTGCCAAGCCTGGAAGTGATCGGTAAGTATATGGATGGTGCTACATTGATAGGTACACCGCTCCTTGGCGTTTCTGTGATGCTTGCCGTATTATCCATTGTGGCGGAAAGACGCTGGATTCTACTCTTGGATCTCAAAGTTATTGCGACAGGTCTTGCTATAGCCATCTATGTGGGTTACTTCGTATCCAAAAGAAGGAAACAGTTCTCTACAATTATCATGGCAAGATGGACACTGATCGGGTACGGATTTGTCATTATAAGTTTTTTATCCAATGCGTATTCAGCGTTTCATCGTTGGACGGGAGAGTGA
- the hemA gene encoding glutamyl-tRNA reductase, with translation MHIVVVGLNYRTAPVEVRERFTFAEKDLSEALQQLKLTKSVLEGVIVATCNRTELYVVVDRLHMCGYFIRTFMEQWFNVPREEFTQHLYIYEDDQAMRHLFRVICGLDSMVIGETQILGQVKQAFLKAQEEKSTGTWFNMLFKQAVTLGKRAHSETSIGESAVSVSYAAVELGKRIFGMFTDKKVLILGAGKMSELTVKHLYANGASEVIVANRTLARAEELAAKFRGTPCTMEQALDRLNEVDIVISSTGAERYVMDAAVVRESMKRRQSRPLFLIDIAVPRDIDPAIGELSNVFLYDIDDLEGIVESNLEMRKVEAAKIERMIELEMEDYYHWLKTLGVRPVIRALQEKGVSIHEETMDSLFNKLPELDEHQRKVIRRLTKSIVNQMTTDPINRIKEMAGTKQGDEALRMFTQIFALEDSVEMAAEKVSQSDATALAKPAAHLNENRQDPVPAYAPAGV, from the coding sequence ATGCACATCGTTGTCGTTGGTTTGAATTATCGCACGGCGCCTGTAGAGGTTAGGGAACGATTCACATTTGCAGAAAAGGATTTGTCTGAAGCGCTGCAGCAGCTCAAGCTGACCAAGAGTGTATTGGAAGGTGTAATCGTAGCCACATGTAACCGTACCGAGTTGTATGTTGTGGTGGACCGTCTTCACATGTGTGGTTATTTTATTCGAACATTCATGGAACAATGGTTTAATGTACCACGGGAAGAATTTACGCAACACTTATATATATATGAAGATGATCAAGCCATGCGCCATTTGTTCCGCGTGATCTGCGGACTGGATTCCATGGTCATCGGTGAGACTCAGATACTTGGACAGGTGAAACAGGCTTTTCTTAAAGCACAGGAAGAAAAATCAACAGGTACCTGGTTTAATATGCTGTTCAAACAGGCAGTTACGCTGGGCAAACGGGCACATTCGGAGACTTCCATCGGGGAGAGCGCCGTATCTGTCAGTTATGCTGCTGTTGAACTCGGTAAGAGGATCTTTGGCATGTTCACAGACAAGAAGGTGCTCATTTTGGGTGCTGGCAAGATGAGTGAACTAACCGTGAAACATCTCTATGCCAACGGGGCATCCGAGGTCATCGTGGCGAACCGCACGCTCGCAAGAGCTGAAGAATTGGCAGCCAAATTCCGGGGTACACCTTGTACGATGGAACAGGCATTAGATCGACTTAATGAAGTTGATATTGTAATTAGTTCCACTGGAGCTGAACGTTATGTCATGGATGCAGCAGTGGTACGGGAGAGCATGAAGCGTCGTCAATCTCGTCCATTGTTCCTGATTGATATTGCGGTTCCACGCGATATTGATCCGGCGATAGGTGAATTATCCAACGTATTTCTCTATGACATTGATGATCTGGAAGGAATCGTGGAGAGCAACCTGGAGATGCGTAAGGTGGAAGCTGCCAAGATTGAGAGAATGATTGAGCTTGAGATGGAGGATTATTACCATTGGCTCAAAACGTTGGGTGTTCGTCCCGTTATTCGCGCTTTGCAGGAAAAAGGGGTCTCCATTCATGAAGAAACGATGGATAGCCTGTTTAATAAACTGCCTGAGCTGGATGAACATCAACGTAAAGTCATTCGTCGTTTGACCAAGAGTATTGTGAACCAAATGACGACAGATCCGATTAATCGAATTAAGGAAATGGCAGGCACGAAGCAAGGTGATGAAGCTCTGCGCATGTTTACTCAGATTTTCGCTCTGGAAGATTCAGTAGAGATGGCCGCTGAAAAAGTGAGTCAGAGTGATGCTACAGCTCTGGCGAAACCAGCCGCTCACCTTAACGAAAACCGGCAAGACCCCGTGCCGGCTTATGCTCCGGCAGGCGTATAA
- the speD gene encoding adenosylmethionine decarboxylase, whose translation MEYSTFGRHVAVDTWGVDFNLLNNAEYLEAQMVEAAEACGATVMSVQSKQFDPQGATVLVLLSESHLSIHTYPERGFAAIDCYTCGETVDPQLAIDYLVSVLKPEKTYAKKLVRGLGELQVETPEMNNQTERV comes from the coding sequence ATGGAATATTCAACTTTCGGAAGACACGTTGCTGTTGATACTTGGGGTGTCGACTTTAATCTACTGAACAATGCAGAGTATCTGGAAGCCCAAATGGTTGAAGCAGCGGAGGCATGTGGCGCGACAGTGATGTCCGTACAATCCAAGCAGTTTGATCCACAGGGAGCGACCGTACTTGTACTATTGTCTGAGAGCCATCTCTCCATTCATACGTATCCTGAGAGAGGTTTTGCAGCAATAGATTGTTACACTTGTGGGGAGACCGTAGATCCACAGCTTGCTATTGACTACCTGGTATCCGTATTAAAGCCTGAAAAAACGTATGCAAAAAAGTTGGTACGTGGATTGGGCGAATTGCAAGTTGAAACACCAGAGATGAACAACCAGACTGAACGGGTTTAA
- a CDS encoding non-ribosomal peptide synthetase module has translation MAQRLATEYVKATIKLSEPQMHQFLRMTEDGRLHHRVKVLDNGCQEVVLGDVSGEEVHFPFDRIEGFYICELSCRLVNLHLTNVVRKLFVTFKGDGVVHRIYKGFTMTYVYAQGTVRKIVEKTGENTRVIYEYKNTLLELQHLFQARDVEREINRVYAEIDSLLDTRKDATADQLHQIDETLARHQKRLFELEAY, from the coding sequence ATGGCTCAGCGGTTAGCCACAGAGTATGTGAAGGCCACTATAAAATTGTCAGAACCCCAGATGCATCAGTTTTTGCGCATGACAGAAGACGGCAGGCTTCATCACCGGGTTAAGGTGTTGGACAATGGTTGTCAGGAGGTTGTGCTGGGAGATGTAAGTGGAGAAGAAGTGCATTTCCCTTTTGACCGCATAGAAGGGTTTTATATCTGTGAGTTATCTTGCCGGCTGGTGAATCTGCATCTGACCAACGTTGTCCGGAAGCTCTTTGTGACTTTTAAAGGTGACGGGGTCGTTCATCGGATCTATAAAGGGTTCACCATGACGTATGTTTATGCGCAAGGCACTGTCCGCAAAATTGTGGAGAAGACCGGGGAGAACACCCGAGTGATCTATGAATACAAAAATACGTTGCTTGAATTGCAACATCTGTTCCAGGCCAGAGATGTAGAACGCGAAATCAACCGTGTGTATGCCGAGATCGATTCACTGCTGGACACTAGAAAAGATGCGACTGCTGATCAGCTCCATCAGATTGATGAGACCCTTGCTCGCCATCAAAAACGGTTGTTTGAGCTTGAAGCTTATTAG
- the yihA gene encoding ribosome biogenesis GTP-binding protein YihA/YsxC: MKVNQSEFIISAVRPEQYPEDGLPEIALAGRSNVGKSSLINRLINRKNLARTSSTPGKTQQLNYYKINQDLYFVDFPGYGYAKVSKEQRFAWGKMMEKYLLGREELKLVMQMVDMRHEPSKDDKMMNEWLRHNGLPLVVVATKMDKIPKTRRAKHIKVIKESLGLRSGDLFVPFSSEEGLGKEELWDIITRHAQIDKYAPVLDAEGASDEEETNEING, encoded by the coding sequence ATGAAAGTAAATCAATCTGAATTTATTATCAGTGCCGTTCGGCCTGAACAATACCCTGAGGACGGTCTGCCAGAGATTGCTTTGGCTGGACGCTCCAATGTGGGGAAATCTTCCCTGATCAACCGTTTGATCAATCGTAAAAATTTGGCTCGGACGAGCTCAACTCCGGGTAAGACACAGCAACTCAACTATTATAAAATTAATCAAGATCTCTACTTCGTCGATTTCCCGGGATATGGCTACGCCAAAGTTTCTAAAGAGCAGCGTTTTGCCTGGGGTAAAATGATGGAGAAATACCTGCTCGGACGCGAGGAATTGAAACTGGTCATGCAGATGGTGGATATGAGACATGAGCCATCCAAGGATGACAAGATGATGAATGAGTGGCTTCGTCATAACGGATTGCCTTTGGTTGTCGTAGCGACCAAGATGGACAAGATTCCAAAAACACGCAGAGCCAAACATATCAAAGTCATTAAGGAATCACTGGGTCTTCGTTCAGGGGATTTGTTTGTACCGTTTTCATCCGAAGAGGGATTGGGGAAAGAAGAGTTATGGGACATCATAACCCGGCATGCTCAGATAGATAAGTATGCACCAGTGCTGGATGCAGAGGGTGCTTCTGATGAGGAAGAAACCAACGAAATTAACGGATAA
- the lon gene encoding endopeptidase La has protein sequence MGPSKAKGRRFPLLPLRGLLVYPSMVLHLDVGREKSVKALEKAMVEEHLILLCSQAEVNIEEPTQEDIFRIGTVAKVRQMLKLPNGTIRVLVEGLERAEIIEYTDNEEYYEVLAKELPEEENTHPETDALMRTVLNQFENYINLSKKVTPETLAAVSDIEEPGRLADVITSHLSLKIKDKQEILETIDVRERLEKLLDILNNEREVLELERKISQRVKKQMEKTQKEYYLREQMKAIQKELGEKEGRAGEVEELRTQMEELGLPDKVKEKVEKEIDRLEKMPASSAEGGVIRNYVDWLLGLPWSQMTADDLDIQKAEDVLNADHYGLEKPKERVLEYLAVQKLVKKLKGPILCLVGPPGVGKTSLARSIARSLGREFVRISLGGVRDEAEIRGHRRTYVGAMPGRIIQGMKTAGSLNPVFLLDEIDKMASDFRGDPSAALLEVLDPEQNNTFSDHFVELPFDLSNVMFITTANTVHNIPRPLLDRMEMLNIPGYTELEKLQIAKNYLLPKQKQDHGLEEEQLEIPDDALLRVIREYTRESGVRNLEQQMASLCRKAAKNIVSGVEGQINISSDEIKDYLGPGKFRYGMAELEDQIGTVTGLAWTEVGGDTLIIEVTVVPGTGKLTLTGKLGDVMKESAQAAFSYTRSKATQLGISPDFHEKNDIHIHVPEGAIPKDGPSAGITMATALISALTNKHVSKDIAMTGEITLRGRVLPIGGLKEKSLAAHRAGYKKILLPKDNERDLRDIPDSIKEDVEFVPVAHMDQVLQHALVEQTGIHL, from the coding sequence ATGGGACCGAGCAAAGCGAAAGGTCGTCGTTTTCCTTTACTGCCTTTAAGAGGACTTCTCGTCTACCCGAGTATGGTACTGCATCTCGATGTGGGCCGGGAGAAATCGGTCAAGGCTTTAGAAAAAGCGATGGTAGAAGAACATCTGATTCTCCTATGTTCCCAAGCCGAAGTAAATATTGAAGAACCAACACAAGAGGACATTTTCAGAATCGGAACCGTGGCCAAGGTCAGACAGATGCTGAAGCTTCCGAACGGTACGATTCGTGTACTCGTTGAAGGCTTGGAACGGGCTGAAATTATTGAATATACGGACAACGAGGAATATTATGAAGTACTGGCTAAAGAGCTGCCTGAAGAGGAGAATACCCATCCGGAGACGGATGCCTTGATGCGTACCGTTCTGAACCAGTTCGAGAATTATATTAATCTGTCCAAAAAAGTGACACCAGAGACACTCGCAGCGGTGTCTGACATCGAAGAACCAGGGCGTCTGGCCGATGTCATCACAAGTCACCTGTCCTTGAAGATCAAGGATAAACAGGAAATTCTGGAGACCATCGACGTTCGGGAACGTCTGGAGAAATTGCTGGATATCCTGAACAATGAGCGCGAAGTGCTGGAGCTTGAACGCAAGATCAGCCAACGTGTGAAGAAACAGATGGAGAAAACGCAGAAGGAATATTATTTGCGCGAGCAGATGAAAGCGATCCAGAAAGAACTGGGTGAAAAAGAAGGCCGTGCGGGTGAGGTCGAGGAACTTCGCACTCAGATGGAAGAACTCGGCTTGCCGGACAAGGTGAAAGAAAAGGTCGAGAAAGAAATTGATCGACTGGAGAAAATGCCTGCAAGTTCAGCCGAGGGCGGAGTCATTCGCAACTACGTGGATTGGCTGCTTGGCCTTCCTTGGAGTCAGATGACAGCGGATGATCTGGATATCCAAAAAGCCGAAGATGTGCTCAATGCAGATCATTACGGACTGGAAAAGCCGAAAGAACGTGTGCTTGAATATCTGGCTGTCCAGAAGCTCGTCAAGAAACTCAAAGGGCCAATTCTCTGTCTGGTTGGACCTCCAGGGGTCGGTAAAACATCACTTGCTCGTTCGATCGCCAGATCGCTGGGTCGGGAGTTTGTAAGAATATCTCTTGGCGGCGTGCGGGATGAAGCCGAGATTCGTGGTCACCGACGCACCTATGTAGGGGCTATGCCTGGGCGTATCATTCAGGGGATGAAAACGGCAGGTTCACTTAACCCGGTATTCCTGCTGGACGAGATTGATAAGATGGCTTCAGATTTCCGCGGAGATCCTTCTGCAGCATTACTTGAGGTACTTGATCCGGAACAAAATAATACGTTTAGTGATCATTTTGTCGAATTGCCGTTTGACTTATCCAACGTTATGTTTATAACAACTGCCAACACGGTACACAATATTCCGCGTCCATTGCTGGATCGGATGGAAATGCTCAACATCCCTGGTTATACGGAACTGGAGAAGCTGCAAATTGCGAAAAACTATTTGTTGCCCAAACAGAAGCAGGACCATGGTCTGGAAGAAGAGCAGTTGGAAATCCCGGATGACGCGTTGTTGCGTGTAATTCGTGAATATACACGGGAGTCAGGTGTGCGTAATCTGGAACAGCAAATGGCTTCGTTGTGCCGGAAAGCTGCCAAGAACATCGTATCGGGTGTGGAAGGTCAGATTAACATCTCATCCGATGAGATCAAAGACTACCTTGGACCTGGCAAGTTCCGTTATGGTATGGCCGAACTGGAAGATCAGATTGGTACCGTAACGGGTCTGGCGTGGACTGAAGTGGGTGGGGATACCCTTATCATTGAAGTGACTGTTGTGCCTGGAACAGGTAAATTGACTCTCACAGGTAAACTGGGGGATGTCATGAAGGAATCGGCACAAGCCGCATTCAGTTACACCCGTTCCAAAGCTACACAGCTTGGAATTTCGCCTGACTTCCATGAGAAGAACGATATCCATATCCACGTTCCGGAAGGAGCGATTCCGAAGGATGGTCCATCTGCCGGGATTACGATGGCAACAGCGTTAATCTCAGCCTTGACGAACAAACATGTGTCCAAGGATATCGCGATGACTGGTGAAATAACACTGCGTGGACGTGTGCTGCCGATCGGTGGTCTGAAAGAGAAATCACTGGCAGCCCATCGTGCCGGCTATAAAAAAATATTATTGCCCAAGGATAACGAACGGGACCTGCGTGACATTCCAGACAGCATCAAGGAAGATGTGGAGTTTGTCCCTGTAGCCCATATGGATCAGGTATTGCAGCATGCACTTGTTGAGCAGACAGGAATTCACCTGTAA
- the lonB gene encoding ATP-dependent protease LonB, whose translation MEFGMVIMLIQLFFGVVIGLYFWNLLRGQKTNRSAVERESRKELEKLRKLRSISLTKPLSEKTRPATINDIVGQKDGLRALKAALCSANPQHVIIYGPPGVGKTAAARVVLEEAKKNPSSPFKPDAKFTELDATTARFDERGIADPLIGSVHDPIYQGAGAMGVAGIPQPKPGAVTKAHGGMLFIDEIGELHSIQMNKLLKVLEDRKVFLESAYYNSEDTHTPAYIHDIFQNGLPADFRLVGATTRSPHELPPALRSRCMEVYFRPLLPEEIGRIAEDAVQKIGFSPCPDAVDVVKRYATNGREAVNIIQLAAGLALTEKRETLQASDVEWVAGSSQIQPRPDRKVPTQPQVGFVNGLAVYGPNMGTILEIEVSAVPALKDQGRINITGVVDEEEIGGGSRTLRRKSMAKGSVENVLTVLKAMGIRPNDYDLHVNFPGGTPIDGPSAGIAMATAITSAIQRRPVDHETAMTGEISIHGRVKPIGGVLAKVEAAFQAGAKTVIIPAENWQSIFENLDGLRVIPVDTVQDVFREVFAWVPESQQMEQTKLAEETVAPSPEIFPPASASYLRADVPRPGQVTDSGSC comes from the coding sequence ATGGAATTTGGTATGGTCATCATGTTGATTCAGTTATTTTTTGGAGTGGTGATTGGTTTGTATTTCTGGAACCTGCTGCGTGGCCAGAAAACGAACCGCAGTGCCGTGGAGCGTGAATCTCGCAAGGAACTGGAGAAGCTGCGCAAGCTGCGTTCAATCTCACTCACCAAGCCGCTGTCGGAGAAGACGCGTCCAGCTACCATTAACGATATTGTTGGGCAAAAAGATGGGTTGCGTGCCCTTAAAGCTGCATTATGCAGTGCGAATCCGCAACATGTTATCATTTATGGCCCTCCCGGAGTCGGGAAGACAGCTGCCGCAAGGGTTGTATTGGAAGAGGCTAAGAAGAATCCATCTTCTCCTTTCAAACCGGACGCCAAATTCACGGAGCTGGATGCAACAACAGCCCGTTTTGATGAACGTGGTATTGCGGACCCCTTAATTGGTTCGGTTCATGATCCGATATATCAGGGAGCAGGAGCCATGGGCGTTGCTGGTATTCCCCAACCAAAACCGGGCGCTGTGACGAAAGCGCATGGGGGAATGCTTTTTATTGATGAAATTGGTGAATTACATTCGATTCAGATGAATAAGCTGTTGAAAGTGTTGGAGGATCGCAAGGTGTTTTTGGAGAGTGCGTACTATAACTCGGAAGACACGCATACTCCTGCTTATATCCACGATATTTTTCAAAATGGCCTACCAGCCGATTTCCGCCTTGTTGGAGCGACGACACGTTCGCCTCATGAACTGCCACCAGCTTTGCGTTCCCGCTGCATGGAAGTTTATTTCCGTCCTTTGTTGCCTGAGGAGATTGGGCGAATTGCAGAGGATGCTGTTCAGAAAATAGGGTTCAGTCCATGTCCGGATGCCGTTGATGTGGTCAAGCGATATGCAACCAATGGACGTGAAGCGGTCAATATCATCCAGCTTGCCGCTGGACTTGCGCTGACAGAGAAGCGTGAGACGCTTCAGGCGTCCGATGTAGAGTGGGTGGCGGGTAGCAGTCAGATTCAGCCACGGCCTGATCGGAAGGTCCCTACACAGCCGCAGGTGGGTTTTGTTAACGGCTTGGCGGTATACGGACCGAATATGGGAACCATTTTGGAGATTGAAGTGTCTGCTGTTCCGGCTCTTAAAGATCAAGGCCGAATCAATATTACAGGCGTTGTGGATGAAGAAGAGATTGGAGGCGGTTCGCGTACACTCCGGCGAAAAAGTATGGCCAAAGGCTCGGTTGAAAATGTGTTAACCGTATTAAAAGCCATGGGTATTCGTCCGAATGATTACGATTTACACGTGAATTTCCCAGGTGGGACGCCTATTGATGGTCCATCCGCCGGGATTGCCATGGCGACTGCCATTACATCAGCCATTCAGAGGCGTCCTGTGGATCATGAGACAGCGATGACTGGCGAGATCAGTATTCATGGTCGGGTTAAGCCAATAGGTGGCGTGCTGGCCAAGGTCGAGGCTGCCTTTCAGGCAGGAGCGAAGACCGTTATTATTCCCGCGGAGAACTGGCAGTCCATTTTTGAGAATCTGGATGGCTTGCGCGTTATCCCGGTAGATACGGTGCAGGACGTATTCCGTGAAGTGTTCGCCTGGGTCCCGGAATCACAACAGATGGAACAAACGAAGCTTGCAGAGGAGACAGTTGCACCTTCACCGGAGATTTTTCCACCGGCATCCGCTTCCTATTTGCGTGCGGACGTGCCTCGTCCAGGACAGGTTACAGATTCGGGAAGCTGCTAA
- the ispG gene encoding flavodoxin-dependent (E)-4-hydroxy-3-methylbut-2-enyl-diphosphate synthase, translating to MYLRQDTRPVKVGNVTIGGSNEVIIQSMCTTKTADVEATVAEILRLEEAGCQIVRVTVNNEEAAAAIKEIKKRINIPLVADIHFNYKLALLAIENGIDKVRINPGNIGKRAKVEEVVKACKDRGIPIRIGVNAGSLENHLLEKYGYPTADAMVESALYHIGILEELDFHDIIVSLKASDVPMAIEAYTKAAQIIPYPLHLGITEAGTLFSGTIKSSAGMGALLSMGIGSTMRISLSADPVEEIKVARDLLKTFGLITNAATLISCPTCGRLDIDLFSIANEVEEYISKLKVPIKVSVLGCAVNGPGEAKEADIGIAGARGEGLLFRHGKMIRKVPEEIMVEELKKEIDKIVEAYEETGVIPGRSH from the coding sequence ATGTATTTAAGACAGGATACACGTCCCGTGAAAGTGGGAAACGTAACGATCGGTGGCAGTAACGAAGTCATTATCCAAAGTATGTGTACAACCAAAACGGCAGACGTTGAAGCAACAGTTGCAGAGATTCTGCGACTGGAAGAAGCGGGTTGTCAAATTGTACGTGTTACGGTGAATAATGAGGAAGCTGCCGCAGCCATCAAGGAAATCAAGAAACGCATTAATATACCGCTCGTAGCGGACATTCATTTCAACTATAAGCTGGCTTTACTTGCGATTGAGAACGGCATTGATAAAGTACGGATTAACCCAGGGAACATCGGTAAACGTGCTAAAGTGGAAGAAGTGGTTAAGGCTTGTAAAGACCGCGGTATTCCGATCCGGATCGGAGTAAATGCAGGCTCTCTGGAAAACCATCTTCTTGAGAAGTATGGGTATCCTACGGCAGATGCTATGGTAGAAAGTGCATTGTATCACATTGGTATTTTGGAAGAGCTTGATTTCCATGATATCATCGTGTCTCTCAAAGCATCGGATGTGCCGATGGCAATTGAGGCATATACCAAAGCAGCTCAAATCATTCCGTATCCGTTGCATCTCGGGATTACCGAAGCGGGTACATTGTTCTCCGGTACGATCAAAAGCTCCGCAGGTATGGGAGCCTTGCTCTCCATGGGTATTGGTTCAACGATGCGGATCTCACTGAGTGCGGACCCGGTAGAAGAAATCAAAGTCGCTCGTGATCTGCTCAAAACATTTGGACTCATTACAAATGCAGCCACATTGATCTCCTGCCCGACGTGTGGACGTTTGGATATCGACCTGTTCTCCATTGCCAACGAAGTGGAAGAGTATATCTCCAAACTGAAGGTGCCGATTAAAGTATCGGTGTTGGGTTGTGCGGTTAATGGTCCGGGTGAGGCCAAAGAAGCGGATATCGGGATTGCCGGTGCTCGTGGAGAAGGTCTCTTGTTCCGTCACGGCAAGATGATCCGTAAAGTGCCTGAAGAAATCATGGTTGAGGAATTAAAAAAAGAGATCGACAAAATCGTCGAAGCCTACGAAGAGACAGGTGTTATTCCTGGTCGTTCGCACTGA